A DNA window from Leptospira langatensis contains the following coding sequences:
- a CDS encoding HEAT repeat domain-containing protein: protein MLLLISYIFTGQILAEEPKDVFKEAVLSKGRSQARSISEIRSKARLDLVKELPKIVSDPEAREDSIFAALALYFELDDLDNLAPTWAPELDSTFKNTKNVEIQRKILELADKRKEKRLIYAVIAGLTHTDFEVRQFAYRYVQAIKDDRAMPHVLDLAISTNPVYREYFLEASIWIKDERVQNLINKFSGDDSPALRRKFFLVLNKNNIPDNRGQIQKMAASDPDEDVRIHGMEILKNRKSRQYISMFYKGITEPNPDLRKVSTEALFYLSDKQGAKSVSEQLAKETVPGLKARLIDLLLELGAHGGGQGLLTVLDGDKDPGLRSRAAEAMGKLGFNPGTSELKRIFEKEKVNEVKLSVLRALGELKDKTSVPALISYASNNKKENLSLRLQAVDTVRVIGDPECLPALFDAYVFEKTIEVKLEMEKAMREILVIKVSH, encoded by the coding sequence ATTCTCTTACTCATCTCTTATATCTTTACCGGACAAATCTTAGCCGAAGAACCAAAAGACGTCTTTAAGGAAGCAGTTCTTTCTAAGGGTCGTTCCCAGGCTAGGAGCATTTCGGAGATCCGATCCAAGGCACGTTTGGATCTGGTAAAGGAGCTTCCCAAGATCGTTTCCGATCCGGAAGCGAGAGAAGATAGTATCTTTGCCGCATTAGCCTTATATTTCGAGTTAGACGATCTAGATAACTTAGCTCCTACCTGGGCTCCGGAATTGGATTCCACATTCAAGAATACTAAGAATGTGGAGATCCAAAGAAAGATCCTGGAACTCGCAGACAAGAGAAAGGAAAAGAGGCTCATCTACGCCGTGATCGCCGGACTCACTCATACCGACTTCGAGGTGAGGCAGTTCGCATACAGATATGTGCAAGCGATCAAAGACGATCGAGCCATGCCTCATGTTTTGGATCTCGCAATCTCCACGAATCCGGTATACAGAGAGTATTTCTTAGAGGCTTCTATATGGATCAAGGACGAGAGAGTCCAGAATCTCATCAATAAATTCTCAGGGGATGATAGTCCTGCGCTTCGTAGGAAATTCTTCCTTGTATTAAATAAAAATAATATTCCTGACAATCGCGGTCAGATCCAGAAAATGGCTGCCTCGGATCCGGACGAAGACGTTCGCATCCATGGTATGGAGATCCTGAAGAACAGAAAAAGTCGTCAGTACATTAGTATGTTCTATAAGGGGATCACGGAACCGAATCCCGATCTCAGAAAGGTGAGCACCGAAGCTCTCTTCTATTTGAGCGATAAGCAGGGCGCCAAATCCGTTTCCGAGCAATTGGCAAAAGAAACCGTTCCCGGCTTAAAGGCGAGACTGATCGATCTTCTTTTAGAGTTGGGAGCGCACGGAGGAGGCCAGGGGCTTTTGACTGTGCTGGATGGGGACAAGGATCCTGGACTTCGCTCTCGTGCTGCAGAAGCCATGGGAAAACTAGGATTCAATCCTGGAACGAGCGAACTCAAGCGCATTTTCGAAAAGGAAAAAGTGAACGAGGTCAAGCTTTCCGTTCTAAGAGCGTTGGGAGAATTGAAGGACAAGACTTCAGTCCCGGCTTTGATCTCTTATGCTAGCAATAATAAGAAGGAAAATCTATCTCTTCGTTTACAGGCTGTGGATACGGTCAGGGTGATCGGAGATCCGGAATGTCTTCCTGCATTGTTCGATGCATACGTATTCGAAAAGACGATCGAAGTGAAACTAGAAATGGAAAAGGCAATGAGAGAGATCCTAGTGATCAAGGTCTCCCATTGA
- a CDS encoding tetratricopeptide repeat protein, with protein sequence MENPIRKNRIFLETEEPKPSYYYGDEPEEFRSKRNYNPMAYVWGAVIAALLLLLGFGIWYFYSKNKNTDLAGEYSGGKVPLMPKGDISRELERHYLPNGTNNPLLTKCVNLFKENYTKQAFDYCSEFLTGPATDQEKSLALTVLGVIYDQSGRFPQAIDTLQKAILRDPKNVYAYYNLTLAYKHNNQFSDARSTAMKAKEIAPDDPKISLMVGNLFNEINDPDAAIDAYKQGLTSAPDDPYLTYNLAVSYFKKGEIPQAEEQFKLVVLRARGGKLAALSNSYLGNIAYNRGDYVASEHYFREAAVLSPNDAKALYNLSIVLKKNGKIEESLKYLELAKQTGANDPELFRSIAEGFEQLNQGEQSIDALQKGLKYNPNNLDLLFQLAETYYNRGDLLAAEETYRRIVDSTPGDSFTETALLNLGVVLDQMERYGEAITYLNRVLDLNPKNAKAYYNLGLVYKHTGNGTQAIENFRKASYLDPSDLKSKEALGDYYLENKFYREAIEEYTILFKQKNDYYKVALKLAEAYMGSGESSSAEKILLQVMNQSRNTGEIKQAHKKLALLYNKSKDPDLKNRAKDEAYRSAHMDPEDYEGRLVLSKILLDSNSVLDREKAIEELTAIVRSEVKPKVASTAYNYLGVAFYKNGEFKKAVRSFQNAIDLDPSNTEAYDNKRAASAALEDSSKRDGLF encoded by the coding sequence ATGGAAAACCCGATCCGCAAGAACCGAATCTTCCTGGAGACGGAAGAACCTAAGCCTTCCTATTATTACGGAGACGAACCGGAAGAGTTTCGCTCTAAAAGAAATTATAATCCTATGGCCTATGTTTGGGGAGCTGTGATTGCGGCTCTTCTACTTCTTCTTGGCTTCGGTATCTGGTATTTCTATTCTAAGAACAAGAACACCGATCTTGCGGGAGAATATTCCGGCGGGAAGGTTCCCCTCATGCCTAAGGGAGATATCAGCCGTGAATTAGAAAGGCACTATCTTCCGAACGGCACGAATAACCCTCTTCTTACCAAATGTGTGAATTTGTTTAAGGAGAATTACACAAAGCAGGCATTCGATTATTGTTCCGAGTTTTTGACAGGCCCGGCGACGGACCAGGAGAAGTCGCTCGCGCTTACCGTTCTAGGCGTAATCTACGATCAGTCGGGAAGATTCCCTCAGGCGATAGACACTCTGCAGAAGGCGATCCTTCGGGACCCTAAGAACGTATATGCGTATTATAATCTGACTTTAGCTTATAAACATAACAATCAGTTCTCCGACGCTCGCAGTACTGCAATGAAGGCAAAAGAGATCGCTCCAGATGATCCCAAGATCTCTCTTATGGTCGGGAACCTATTCAATGAGATCAATGATCCCGACGCGGCAATTGACGCGTACAAGCAAGGTTTGACTTCCGCGCCGGACGATCCATATCTTACATACAATCTTGCCGTAAGTTACTTTAAGAAGGGTGAGATCCCTCAGGCGGAAGAGCAGTTCAAGTTAGTCGTTCTTCGCGCTCGAGGAGGAAAGCTTGCTGCTCTATCTAATTCCTACTTGGGGAATATCGCGTACAATCGAGGGGATTACGTTGCCTCTGAGCATTATTTCCGGGAAGCAGCGGTGCTTTCTCCGAATGACGCAAAGGCTCTCTATAATCTTTCTATCGTATTAAAGAAGAACGGTAAGATAGAAGAGTCCTTGAAATACTTGGAACTTGCGAAGCAGACAGGCGCGAACGATCCCGAATTGTTCAGATCCATTGCGGAAGGTTTCGAGCAGCTCAACCAAGGAGAGCAATCCATTGACGCTCTACAGAAGGGCCTAAAATACAATCCGAATAATTTGGACCTTCTGTTCCAACTTGCAGAAACATATTATAATCGAGGCGACCTTCTGGCAGCGGAAGAAACCTACAGAAGGATTGTAGACTCTACTCCTGGCGACAGTTTTACGGAGACTGCGTTATTGAATCTAGGTGTAGTCTTGGATCAGATGGAAAGATATGGAGAAGCGATCACATATCTGAACCGTGTATTGGATCTGAATCCTAAGAATGCAAAGGCATATTATAATCTTGGCTTGGTATACAAGCACACAGGCAACGGGACTCAGGCAATCGAGAATTTCCGAAAGGCATCCTATCTGGATCCGAGCGATCTCAAATCCAAGGAAGCCTTGGGAGATTATTATTTAGAGAATAAATTCTATCGAGAAGCGATCGAGGAATACACCATCCTGTTCAAACAAAAGAACGATTACTATAAGGTTGCTCTCAAGCTCGCAGAAGCCTATATGGGCAGTGGGGAATCTTCCAGCGCGGAAAAGATACTCTTGCAAGTAATGAATCAGTCCAGGAACACGGGAGAGATCAAGCAGGCTCATAAGAAGCTTGCACTTCTCTATAATAAGTCCAAGGATCCGGATCTGAAGAATAGGGCCAAGGACGAAGCGTATCGTTCGGCTCATATGGACCCAGAAGACTACGAGGGTAGATTGGTCCTCTCTAAGATCCTATTGGACTCGAATTCCGTTCTAGATCGCGAAAAGGCGATCGAAGAATTGACTGCAATCGTTCGTTCGGAAGTGAAGCCGAAGGTGGCTTCTACGGCGTATAATTATCTGGGAGTGGCCTTTTATAAGAACGGAGAGTTCAAAAAGGCGGTCCGCTCCTTCCAAAATGCAATAGACTTAGATCCCTCAAATACGGAAGCTTACGATAATAAACGTGCTGCTTCCGCCGCACTGGAGGATTCCTCCAAGAGGGACGGTCTTTTCTGA
- the nusB gene encoding transcription antitermination factor NusB, translating to MSSSSRRKSREIALMALYQLELVNPALSEVLKFRWYDKKIETEERDFAISIINGVVKNADAIDTLIKKYSRNWDFSRISPVNKCILRLSIYGLLHSKEIPPRVTIDEAVELTKEFESENSVPFINGVLDSILQYETNRHGKPDPQEPNLPGDGRT from the coding sequence ATGTCTTCTTCTTCCAGAAGGAAGTCCCGTGAAATCGCCCTCATGGCATTATATCAGTTAGAGCTAGTGAATCCGGCTCTTTCCGAAGTCCTGAAGTTCCGTTGGTACGATAAAAAAATCGAAACGGAAGAGAGGGATTTCGCCATTTCCATTATAAATGGGGTTGTGAAAAACGCGGACGCAATCGATACTCTAATCAAGAAGTACTCGAGGAACTGGGATTTTTCCCGGATATCCCCGGTGAACAAATGTATTCTTCGTTTGTCCATCTACGGGTTATTGCACTCCAAGGAAATTCCTCCCAGGGTCACGATCGACGAAGCCGTTGAACTGACCAAGGAGTTCGAAAGTGAGAATTCAGTTCCGTTCATCAACGGGGTTCTAGATTCGATACTTCAGTACGAGACGAACCGACATGGAAAACCCGATCCGCAAGAACCGAATCTTCCTGGAGACGGAAGAACCTAA
- the ribH gene encoding 6,7-dimethyl-8-ribityllumazine synthase → MPQELKAKLDGKGQKHCIVVSRFNEFIVESLLKGALDGLYATGVEDKDITVIRIPGAYELPVVVSKAAASKKFNSIICLGAVIRGATAHFDFVAGESAKVGSIGVQYSVPVIFGVLTTDTIEQAIERAGTKAGNKGYESALTAVEMANLLTLL, encoded by the coding sequence ATGCCTCAAGAGTTGAAAGCCAAACTGGACGGAAAGGGACAAAAGCATTGCATTGTCGTTTCTCGTTTTAATGAATTCATAGTAGAAAGCCTTTTGAAAGGAGCCCTAGACGGTCTTTATGCGACCGGGGTAGAAGATAAGGATATTACCGTAATCCGTATTCCTGGAGCTTACGAACTTCCTGTTGTAGTATCTAAGGCAGCAGCCAGTAAAAAATTCAATTCTATCATTTGCTTAGGCGCAGTCATCCGAGGAGCCACCGCTCATTTTGATTTCGTGGCGGGAGAGTCCGCAAAAGTCGGTTCTATCGGAGTGCAATATTCCGTTCCCGTGATCTTCGGGGTCCTGACCACGGATACGATCGAACAAGCTATTGAAAGAGCCGGAACCAAGGCTGGGAATAAGGGATACGAATCCGCTTTGACCGCCGTTGAAATGGCGAACTTGCTTACTCTTCTCTAA
- a CDS encoding tetratricopeptide repeat protein, whose translation MATGKEAHRTKFCVFLLLLAVGTTFPSCETLRSFWKPKDDFVKTLNLPDWVLESSIKLRIFSDFPNIVNPEDAMPEDDIASFANQSRVLVAASPAAMRDIYKMAGCLDGSELVGIRGNKLTDSQEDIWYGLCKSGAQDTIVFKVFEMGNDELYRLYEDELVKNWEESKKNMNTNPDKAVRLATRIVEHEPSHPGARRLLGSLYLKAGYCPGAVRNYRIYLRILPRTPEKSRIDDLLRKSCKESLVPKKQEPKEFTEDPPTIEESGS comes from the coding sequence GTGGCAACCGGAAAAGAAGCGCACCGAACCAAATTCTGCGTATTCCTCCTGCTCTTAGCAGTAGGAACTACCTTCCCATCCTGCGAAACTCTACGCTCTTTCTGGAAACCCAAGGACGATTTCGTTAAGACCTTAAATCTTCCGGACTGGGTCCTGGAATCTTCTATCAAGCTCAGGATCTTCAGCGATTTTCCAAACATTGTAAACCCGGAAGACGCCATGCCCGAAGACGATATTGCAAGCTTCGCCAATCAATCCAGGGTCCTAGTCGCCGCTTCTCCCGCCGCGATGAGAGACATATATAAAATGGCAGGTTGCTTGGACGGAAGCGAACTCGTAGGCATCCGAGGAAATAAGCTTACGGACAGCCAAGAAGATATTTGGTACGGACTCTGTAAGAGCGGAGCCCAAGATACTATTGTCTTCAAAGTATTTGAGATGGGGAATGATGAACTCTATCGACTCTACGAAGACGAGCTCGTAAAGAATTGGGAAGAATCCAAGAAGAATATGAACACGAATCCGGACAAGGCAGTCCGACTCGCGACTCGGATCGTGGAGCATGAACCTTCTCATCCGGGAGCAAGAAGATTACTTGGAAGTCTTTATTTAAAAGCGGGATATTGTCCCGGAGCAGTTCGCAATTATAGGATCTATTTGAGGATCCTTCCCCGCACTCCGGAGAAGAGTAGAATAGATGATCTACTCCGAAAGAGCTGTAAAGAAAGCTTGGTCCCTAAAAAGCAAGAGCCTAAAGAATTCACAGAAGACCCTCCCACGATAGAAGAAAGCGGAAGTTGA
- a CDS encoding type II toxin-antitoxin system RelE/ParE family toxin, with amino-acid sequence MILFFRCKETEKIWYQQFSYKFPPQIQSMAYRKLVMLDRSHTFEDLRIPPSNRLEKLSGDRKGQYSIRINNQWRICFTWDEGIASFVEIVDYH; translated from the coding sequence ATGATCTTATTCTTTAGATGCAAAGAAACGGAAAAGATCTGGTACCAACAGTTCTCTTACAAGTTCCCTCCGCAGATCCAGTCGATGGCGTATCGGAAACTGGTAATGTTGGACAGGTCCCATACATTCGAAGATTTGAGAATACCTCCTTCGAATCGTTTGGAAAAACTCTCCGGCGACAGAAAGGGTCAATACAGTATTCGGATCAACAATCAATGGCGGATCTGCTTCACTTGGGATGAGGGAATCGCTTCGTTTGTTGAAATTGTGGATTATCATTAG
- a CDS encoding HigA family addiction module antitoxin produces the protein MKKIPNVHPGEILNEEFLLPMEITAYRLAKETNLNPTRISEIIRGKRGISADTALRFSKFFGNSVGFWMGIQDEYEVRMERERIAGELKKIRNYKELEKV, from the coding sequence ATGAAAAAAATCCCGAACGTTCACCCAGGCGAGATCCTCAATGAAGAGTTTCTATTGCCAATGGAGATTACAGCGTATCGACTCGCCAAAGAGACGAATCTAAATCCAACTCGTATCAGCGAGATTATCCGCGGAAAAAGAGGGATCTCCGCAGACACTGCACTACGCTTCTCTAAGTTTTTCGGAAATTCCGTGGGATTCTGGATGGGGATCCAAGATGAGTATGAGGTTCGTATGGAAAGAGAAAGGATAGCCGGAGAATTGAAAAAGATCCGGAATTATAAGGAACTCGAAAAAGTCTAA
- a CDS encoding peptidoglycan recognition protein family protein has product MLRPISAICSILILFSCASGSPTHLSVLENETPLLPLIALLPPGKTLETLSTSRSKSKVKGILLHHTKGLSPEEYISKSANSGWLVHYLVDKKGRLYGLENAGSVLIKAAPKMDNHVLHLAWEGDKEDILKRPIQRKALVSAIQKISKEFNVPLSNSDVSSFSGIFTHTQGKKKFGAFLNGSDCGNENVLRSILEESKGSFFSEMEWKDRYGDWVLRKERPFVGQNGEIKEPSYDKGRGVTPTPKTELESVERTMDGLLPEEKRLRYNYRGMISADCVVLHFTAINDYDGTILVLEKRNLAATFLADKDGKIYQLLDSPLHMAAAATGTNRNCFQIEIVGKDTEMLLANPAQTAGVVKLVKELSEKYNIPLNNKKVESLKGVFSHTQAKKKWGGSIFLDAQDFDPGEPYMKKVLELAGGTFNEEKDWFERTQGDWVLLFTEFQP; this is encoded by the coding sequence ATGTTGAGACCCATATCCGCGATCTGTTCCATTCTAATTCTATTTAGCTGTGCTTCCGGCTCGCCCACGCATCTTTCCGTTTTGGAAAATGAGACTCCACTTCTTCCCTTGATTGCCCTTCTCCCTCCCGGCAAGACCCTGGAGACTCTTTCTACTTCTCGTTCCAAATCTAAGGTTAAGGGGATCCTGCTACATCATACGAAGGGCTTAAGTCCGGAAGAGTATATTAGTAAAAGTGCAAATTCAGGTTGGCTCGTTCACTACCTGGTAGATAAAAAAGGAAGACTCTACGGCTTAGAGAATGCGGGTTCCGTTCTCATAAAAGCGGCTCCCAAAATGGACAACCATGTCTTACATCTTGCTTGGGAAGGAGATAAGGAAGATATCCTAAAGCGTCCGATCCAAAGAAAGGCCTTGGTAAGCGCTATCCAAAAGATCTCCAAGGAATTCAATGTTCCTCTTTCGAATTCGGATGTTTCCTCTTTTTCGGGAATATTCACTCATACGCAAGGAAAGAAGAAATTCGGCGCCTTCCTGAATGGAAGCGATTGCGGAAATGAGAACGTTCTTAGATCCATATTAGAAGAGTCTAAAGGATCCTTCTTCTCCGAAATGGAATGGAAGGATAGATACGGGGATTGGGTGCTTCGTAAGGAAAGGCCTTTCGTCGGGCAAAATGGAGAGATCAAAGAACCTAGCTACGACAAGGGAAGAGGAGTTACTCCTACCCCTAAAACGGAGTTAGAGTCGGTAGAAAGAACCATGGACGGTCTTCTTCCGGAAGAAAAAAGGCTTAGATATAATTATAGAGGAATGATCTCCGCAGACTGCGTGGTATTGCATTTCACTGCGATCAACGACTATGATGGAACAATCCTAGTGCTGGAAAAGCGAAACCTTGCAGCCACCTTTCTCGCAGACAAGGACGGAAAGATCTATCAACTCTTGGACAGTCCATTGCATATGGCAGCGGCGGCCACCGGCACCAATCGGAATTGCTTTCAGATAGAGATCGTGGGCAAGGATACGGAAATGCTTCTGGCAAATCCGGCCCAAACTGCGGGAGTCGTAAAGCTCGTAAAAGAATTATCAGAAAAATATAATATTCCATTAAACAACAAAAAAGTGGAATCCCTGAAAGGGGTCTTCTCCCATACCCAAGCAAAGAAGAAATGGGGAGGCTCCATCTTCCTCGACGCGCAAGACTTCGATCCCGGTGAACCCTATATGAAGAAGGTACTAGAACTCGCAGGTGGGACCTTTAACGAAGAAAAGGATTGGTTTGAGAGAACGCAAGGGGATTGGGTCCTTCTATTCACCGAGTTCCAGCCTTAA
- a CDS encoding helix-turn-helix domain-containing protein — MLNPEVVTPILYFGSGLSFLLVLQRLVPRKKRREDRISALLFLSLGIILFTVANVILEVDRKYPHAIFLLLTSFSTIGPLSLLYTHALVYPNQTLYKDIRLHFLIPGMFFVGELLFFGRPWDSIIADLGEFREIRYKHYLSIGFFLTTALTAMYFAFRYRMLLTVISIPEIRSQIRFIFILATVTVFAMSGLVFGFMFASDLLFRVGGLLVALIVTMLFLAPSRYPDFFAPLTREVRKKKYEKSLLVGLDLNLLELRIEELMKEDKLYRDPELTLHSLSDDLGIKPYQLTEFLNEHLQTGFHNYINRFRIEEAVKLLEEKSDQDILSICYFVGFNSKSSFNDAFRKVTGKTPSQLRQNKSLSRQIS; from the coding sequence ATGTTAAATCCCGAGGTGGTGACTCCCATACTCTACTTCGGAAGCGGCCTTTCTTTTCTATTAGTGCTACAAAGGTTGGTTCCGCGTAAAAAACGAAGAGAAGACAGGATTAGCGCACTTTTGTTCCTTTCGTTGGGTATCATACTATTTACGGTCGCGAACGTTATTTTGGAAGTGGACCGCAAGTATCCGCATGCTATCTTTCTTCTTTTGACTTCTTTTTCTACGATCGGCCCTCTTTCTCTATTGTACACTCATGCCTTGGTCTACCCGAACCAGACACTGTACAAGGACATACGTTTGCATTTTCTGATCCCGGGAATGTTCTTTGTAGGGGAGCTTTTATTTTTCGGAAGGCCTTGGGATTCGATCATCGCCGACTTAGGGGAATTTAGGGAAATTCGATATAAGCATTATTTATCCATTGGATTCTTTCTGACCACAGCATTGACCGCAATGTACTTCGCATTTAGATACAGGATGCTTTTGACTGTGATCTCCATACCGGAAATCCGATCTCAGATCAGATTCATATTCATATTGGCTACGGTCACAGTATTTGCAATGTCCGGATTGGTATTCGGATTCATGTTTGCTTCGGATCTTCTGTTTCGGGTCGGTGGACTGCTGGTTGCATTGATCGTGACTATGTTGTTTTTGGCTCCTTCTCGCTATCCTGATTTCTTCGCGCCTTTGACAAGAGAGGTCCGCAAGAAGAAGTATGAAAAATCCTTACTGGTAGGTTTGGATCTGAATCTATTAGAGTTACGGATAGAAGAATTGATGAAGGAAGATAAGTTGTACCGGGATCCGGAGTTGACTTTGCATTCTCTTTCCGACGATCTTGGGATCAAGCCGTATCAATTGACCGAGTTTTTGAACGAGCATTTGCAAACAGGATTTCACAATTATATCAATCGGTTTCGGATAGAGGAAGCGGTGAAACTATTGGAAGAGAAGTCGGATCAGGACATTCTCTCCATCTGCTATTTTGTAGGATTCAATTCCAAGTCTTCGTTTAACGACGCCTTTCGAAAAGTTACCGGAAAGACGCCTAGTCAATTGAGGCAGAACAAATCTCTTTCCCGTCAGATCTCTTAA
- a CDS encoding Dps family protein, whose translation MKPNIGIPEKDREAINQGLQKLLADTYFLYLKTHNYHWNVTGPLFNTLHLMFMTQYTELWNALDLIAERIRSLGYPAPGTYKAFSSLTSLKEEDGVPKAEEMLKNLVEGHEAVIRTARAILPSADSGGDEVTTDLLTQRLDIHEKTAWMLRSMLE comes from the coding sequence ATGAAGCCGAATATCGGAATTCCAGAAAAAGACAGAGAAGCGATCAATCAGGGTTTGCAAAAGCTTCTAGCGGATACATACTTTTTATATCTGAAAACTCATAACTACCATTGGAACGTTACTGGGCCTCTTTTCAATACATTGCATTTGATGTTCATGACCCAGTACACGGAGCTTTGGAATGCACTGGATCTCATTGCAGAAAGGATCCGTTCCCTTGGATATCCTGCGCCGGGAACTTACAAGGCATTCTCTAGTTTGACTTCCTTGAAAGAAGAAGACGGAGTCCCTAAGGCCGAAGAAATGCTAAAGAATCTGGTGGAAGGTCATGAAGCAGTGATCAGAACCGCGAGAGCGATCCTTCCTTCTGCAGATTCGGGAGGGGATGAGGTGACTACCGATCTTCTTACCCAAAGATTGGATATCCACGAGAAGACGGCTTGGATGCTCCGAAGCATGCTCGAGTAA
- a CDS encoding DegT/DnrJ/EryC1/StrS family aminotransferase, with protein MGVPFIDIKRFEPGLLEAWEDKVKTLSKNASFIGGEEVSLLEKNLAEAAGTKYSIACANGTDALQLALRALGVGKGDTVLVPDSTFWATFESVVNVGADPATVDTNPDDLQMDFEEFKKALEEVKPKAAIIVHLYGWGSAKLEDYRKLCKEKGVFLLEDGAQSFGVIYKGKPVYQDALITTTSFYPAKVLGGAGDGGAVFTNDEELANRVRMLGNHGRTSHYGYGDVGWNSRMDTLQAGFLNLNLPYLKARIESRRKSAEKYYQVLPGLGVNVIQPPKDFAENGYCNVTLFDPAERPKIQEVLKSKGIGFGVIYPGAMSDQPGAKPYIKGRFGKEHRTGRICDSVLNFPLFPYMTDAEFEEVFSAIKEYKK; from the coding sequence ATGGGCGTACCTTTTATAGATATCAAACGATTCGAACCGGGATTACTCGAAGCTTGGGAGGACAAAGTCAAGACTCTTAGCAAGAACGCTTCCTTTATCGGGGGAGAAGAAGTAAGCCTTTTAGAAAAGAATCTGGCCGAAGCGGCTGGAACGAAATATTCGATCGCTTGCGCCAATGGAACAGACGCATTACAACTCGCATTGAGAGCCTTAGGAGTCGGTAAGGGAGACACAGTTCTCGTTCCCGATTCCACATTCTGGGCCACTTTCGAATCCGTAGTAAACGTAGGAGCAGATCCTGCTACTGTAGACACCAATCCGGACGATCTTCAAATGGACTTTGAAGAATTCAAAAAAGCCTTAGAAGAAGTGAAACCGAAGGCTGCGATCATCGTGCATCTTTACGGATGGGGAAGCGCAAAGTTAGAAGACTATCGTAAACTTTGCAAAGAGAAGGGAGTCTTTCTGTTAGAAGACGGAGCGCAATCCTTCGGAGTCATATACAAAGGAAAGCCTGTTTATCAAGATGCATTGATCACGACCACTTCCTTCTATCCGGCAAAAGTATTAGGTGGTGCCGGGGACGGAGGAGCGGTCTTTACAAACGACGAAGAGCTTGCCAACCGGGTCAGAATGCTTGGAAACCACGGAAGGACTTCTCACTACGGTTATGGAGATGTGGGTTGGAATTCTAGAATGGATACCTTGCAGGCAGGATTCTTGAATTTGAATCTACCTTACTTAAAAGCAAGGATCGAGTCCCGCAGAAAGTCCGCAGAGAAATACTACCAAGTGCTTCCTGGACTAGGGGTGAATGTGATCCAACCTCCGAAAGATTTCGCGGAGAATGGATACTGCAACGTTACTCTCTTTGATCCGGCAGAAAGACCGAAGATCCAAGAAGTCCTGAAAAGTAAGGGAATCGGATTCGGGGTCATCTATCCGGGAGCCATGAGCGATCAACCGGGTGCTAAGCCTTATATCAAAGGAAGATTCGGAAAGGAGCATAGGACCGGAAGGATCTGTGATTCCGTTTTGAATTTCCCTCTCTTTCCATACATGACGGACGCAGAGTTCGAAGAAGTGTTCTCCGCGATCAAAGAATATAAGAAATAG